Proteins encoded together in one Camelus dromedarius isolate mCamDro1 chromosome 11, mCamDro1.pat, whole genome shotgun sequence window:
- the IRAK4 gene encoding interleukin-1 receptor-associated kinase 4 isoform X1 — MSKPITASTYVRCLNVGLIRKLSDFIDPQEGWKKLAVAIKKPSGDERYNQFHIRRFEALLQTGKSPTCELLFDWGTTNCTVGDLVDLLIQNEFFAPASLLLPDAVPKTVNTLPPKETVTVQQKQMPPCGKDRTSVIPDQNPEQNYMPPDSSSPENRSLEISDTRFHSFSFYELKDVTNNFDERPVSVGGNKMGEGGFGVVYKGLVNNRTVAVKKLAAMVDISTEELKQQFDQEIKVMAKCQHENLVELLGFSSDGEDLCLVYVYMPNGSLLDRLSCLDGTPPLSWHMRCKIAQGAANGLSFLHENHHIHRDIKSANILLDEDFTAKISDFGLARASEKFAQTVMTSRIVGTTAYMAPEALRGEITPKSDIYSFGVVLLEIITGLPAVDEHREPQLLLDIKEEIEDEEKTIEDYIDKKMNDTDCTSIETVYSVASQCLHEKKNKRPDIKKVQQLLQETTA, encoded by the exons aTGAGCAAACCCATAACAGCATCAACATATGTGCGCTGCCTCAATGTTGGACTAATTAGGAAGCTGTCAGATTTTATTGATCCCCAAGAAGGATGGAAGAAGTTAGCAGTAGCTATTAAAAAACCATCTGGTGACGAGAGATACAACCAGTTTCACATAAG GAGATTTGAAGCCTTACTTCAAACTGGAAAAAGTCCCACTTGTGAATTACTGTTTGACTGGGGCACCACAAATTGCACAGTTGGTGATCTTGTGGATCTTTTGATACAAAATGAGTTTTTTGCCCCTGCAAGTCTTTTGCTACCAG ATGCTGTTCCCAAAACGGTTAATACACTGCCTCCTAAAGAAACTGTAACCGTTCAGCAGAAACAGATGCCACCCTGTGGCAAAGACAGGACATCTGTGATACCTGATCAGAATCCTGAACAGAACTATATGCCACCAGACTCCTCAAGTCCAGAGAATAGAAGTTTAGAAATTAGTGATACAC GTTTtcacagtttttcattttatgagTTGAAGGATGTCACGAATAACTTTGATGAGCGGCCCGTCTCTGTTGGTGGTAACAAAATGGGAGAGGGAGGATTTGGGGTTGTGTATAAAGGCCTCGTGAACAACAGGACCGTAGCAGTGAAGAAGCTTGCAGCA atggtTGACATTAGCACAGAAGAACTGAAACAACAGTTTGatcaagaaataaaagtaatgGCAAA GTGTCAACATGAAAACTTAGTAGAACTACTTGGTTTCTCAAGTGATGGAGAAGACCTCTGCTTAGTCTATGTTTACATGCCCAATGGTTCATTGCTGGACAGACTGTCTTGCTTG GATGGTACTCCACCACTCTCTTGGCACATGAGATGCAAGATTGCTCAGGGTGCAGCTAACGGCCTCAGTTTTTTACATGAAAACCATCATATTCATAGAGATATTAAAAG TGCAAATATCTTACTAGATGAAGACTTTACAGCCAAAATATCTGACTTTGGGCTTGCACGGGCTTCTGAGAAATTTGCCCAGACAGTCATGACCAGCAGAATCGTAGGGACAACAGCTTACATGGCACCTGAAGCTTTGCGGGGAGAAATAACGCCCAAATCTGACATCTACAGCTTTGGTGTG GTTTTGTTGGAAATAATAACTGGACTTCCAGCTGTGGATGAACACCGTGAACCTCAGTTATTG ctagatattaaagaagaaattgaagatgaggAAAAGACCATTGAAGATTACATTGATAAGAAGATGAATGACACTGACTGCACTTCCATTGAAACTGTGTACTCTGTTGCCAGTCAGTGTTtgcatgaaaagaaaaacaagagaccCGACATTAAGAAG gttCAACAGCTGCTGCAGGAAACAACAGCTTAA
- the IRAK4 gene encoding interleukin-1 receptor-associated kinase 4 isoform X2 — MEKKTSFHSFSFYELKDVTNNFDERPVSVGGNKMGEGGFGVVYKGLVNNRTVAVKKLAAMVDISTEELKQQFDQEIKVMAKCQHENLVELLGFSSDGEDLCLVYVYMPNGSLLDRLSCLDGTPPLSWHMRCKIAQGAANGLSFLHENHHIHRDIKSANILLDEDFTAKISDFGLARASEKFAQTVMTSRIVGTTAYMAPEALRGEITPKSDIYSFGVVLLEIITGLPAVDEHREPQLLLDIKEEIEDEEKTIEDYIDKKMNDTDCTSIETVYSVASQCLHEKKNKRPDIKKVQQLLQETTA; from the exons atggaaaaaaaaacaa GTTTtcacagtttttcattttatgagTTGAAGGATGTCACGAATAACTTTGATGAGCGGCCCGTCTCTGTTGGTGGTAACAAAATGGGAGAGGGAGGATTTGGGGTTGTGTATAAAGGCCTCGTGAACAACAGGACCGTAGCAGTGAAGAAGCTTGCAGCA atggtTGACATTAGCACAGAAGAACTGAAACAACAGTTTGatcaagaaataaaagtaatgGCAAA GTGTCAACATGAAAACTTAGTAGAACTACTTGGTTTCTCAAGTGATGGAGAAGACCTCTGCTTAGTCTATGTTTACATGCCCAATGGTTCATTGCTGGACAGACTGTCTTGCTTG GATGGTACTCCACCACTCTCTTGGCACATGAGATGCAAGATTGCTCAGGGTGCAGCTAACGGCCTCAGTTTTTTACATGAAAACCATCATATTCATAGAGATATTAAAAG TGCAAATATCTTACTAGATGAAGACTTTACAGCCAAAATATCTGACTTTGGGCTTGCACGGGCTTCTGAGAAATTTGCCCAGACAGTCATGACCAGCAGAATCGTAGGGACAACAGCTTACATGGCACCTGAAGCTTTGCGGGGAGAAATAACGCCCAAATCTGACATCTACAGCTTTGGTGTG GTTTTGTTGGAAATAATAACTGGACTTCCAGCTGTGGATGAACACCGTGAACCTCAGTTATTG ctagatattaaagaagaaattgaagatgaggAAAAGACCATTGAAGATTACATTGATAAGAAGATGAATGACACTGACTGCACTTCCATTGAAACTGTGTACTCTGTTGCCAGTCAGTGTTtgcatgaaaagaaaaacaagagaccCGACATTAAGAAG gttCAACAGCTGCTGCAGGAAACAACAGCTTAA
- the TWF1 gene encoding twinfilin-1 yields the protein MSHQTGIQASEDVKDIFARARNGKYRVLKISIENEKLVIGSCRQPSDAWDKDYDSFVLPLLEDKQPCYILFRLDSQNAQGYEWIFIAWSPDHSHVRQKMLYAATRATLKKEFGGGHIKDELFGTVKEDVSLHGYKKYLLSQSSPAPLTAAEEELRQIKINEVQTDVSVDTKHQTLQGVAFPISREAFQALEKLNNRQLNYVQLEIDIKNETIILANTINTELKDLPKRIPKDSARYHFFLYKHSHEGDYLESIVFIYSMPGYTCSIRERMLYSSCKSPLLEIVERQLQMDVIRKIEIDDGDELTADFLYEEVHPKQHAHKQSFAKPKGPPGKRGIRRLIRGPAETEATTD from the exons ATGTCCCACCAGACCGGCATCCAAG CAAGTGAAGATGTTAAAGATATCTTTGCCAGagcaagaaatggaaaatacagagttctgaaaatatctattgaaaatg AGAAGCTTGTGATTGGATCATGTAGGCAGCCTTCAGACGCCTGGGATAAGGATTATGATTCCTTTGTTTTACCCCTGTTGGAGGACAAACAACCATGCTATATATTATTCAGGTTAGATTCTCAGAACGCCCAGGGATATGAATGGATATTCATTGCGTGGTCACCAGACCATTCTCAT GTTCGTCAAAAAATGTTGTATGCAGCAACAAGAGCAACTCTGAAAAAGGAGTTTGGGGGTGGCCACATTAAAGACGAATTATTTGGAACAGTAAAG GAAGATGTATCATTACATGGATATAAAAAATACCTGCTGTCACAGTCTTCTCCTGCCCCACTGACTGCAGCTGAGGAAGAATTACGACAGATTAAAATTAATGAG GTACAAACTGACGTGAGTGTGGACACGAAGCATCAAACACTACAAGGAGTAGCATTTCCTATTTCTCGAGAAGCTTTTCAGGCCTTGGAAAAATTGAATAACAGACAGCTCAACTACGTGCAGTTG gaaatagatataaaaaatgaaactataattTTGGCCAACACAATAAATACAGAACTGAAAGATTTGCCAAAGAGGATTCCCAAGGATTCAGCACGTTACCATTTCTTTCTGTATAAACATTCCCATGAAGGAGACTATTTGGAGTCTATAG tttttatttattcaatgccTGGATACACATGCAGCATAAGAGAACGAATGCTGTATTCTAGCTGCAAGAGCCCTTTGCTAGAAATCGTAGAAAGACAGCTACAAATGGATGTCATTAGAAAG ATCGAGATAGACGATGGGGATGAGCTGACTGCAGACTTCCTTTATGAAGAAGTCCACCCCAAGCAGCATGCACATAAGCAGAGTTTTGCAAAACCAAAAGGTCCTCCAGGGAAAAGAGGAATTCGAAGACTAATTAGGGGTCCAGCTGAAACTGAAGCCACTACtgattaa